The nucleotide sequence TTGGGCTTATGTGGTCTAGGGGCAAGACTGGGTGTGGCAAGGAGTTCAAGACTTTCCAACTTTACGCTCAGCAAAATCAGCAGTAAGGTTCTCTTTTAACTCCCCATTAGTTCCTGGGGAAAGTGACAGAGGAGATTCAACTCCACAACAGTTTCTCTCAGCCATAGAAACACTTCCTGTTCTCCTGATTTTGGACTTCCTGGTCTGTAGTCAGCACAGGAGTCATCCCGCCACACTTCCCGGATGGGACATGTAGAACCGTGCGAGGATAGGGGTTGGTGATGGGACGGGGCATTGGAGGATCATGGGAGCTGACAGGGTTGGGGGTCATGCCATAGGGATTGAGACGGCGCCATTGGCTTGGCTGCGGCTGCGTGTGTGGATGCTGGAATCAGTCAGCTCCTCTCCATGCTCCTCAGACTTCTTGAATGCGGCGAGGAAGCGCAGCGTGACGGAGTCCCACTCCTcaggaagcagcagcagcaggaagcCAAGGCAGATGATGCAGGTGGCAGCCAGACGCACCACACTGAagatcacctcatgtttcaacacATCTACCactacggagggagggagggagagagagagggacggagggagagagggagggaggtatggcgCGAGAGAGAGATGTTTTGATTAATTAAGCAGTAGTGAGGtaatagaagagagagggagaaagacagagagagatggtctGATTAATTACATAAAGTAAAAGAAACCGCAGGACAAAAGTGGGGGGATGAACTGAACTGCAGGGgggatatacagtatgtagctTAACAATGCAGCTTACAATCAGCACAAGTGGGCCACTATGTCCTCTCTGCTCTAAAGGTCTACACCCCTGCACCGCGCCAAGCTGTAGTAACCCACTGACCTTCATACAGGCCACTGTGGTTAAGGAAAATAACTGTGGGCATTTAGTGTCGCCTTAGCAACCTGATCCTCCCTTTGTGACGGATAGTTGCTGCGTCTGAAGGCACAATGATGATTGGGTTTCCGAGGTGAGAGAGTGAGACCTGCTGTGTAATCTGTTTGTTGCCGGGGCCTCAAGTGCTGACGTCTGAATACAATACCTCTGTGTAACGGAtgtaaaatggctagctagttagcgggtacgcgctaatagcatttcaatcggttatgtcacttgctctgagacttgaagtagggtttcctcttgctctgcaagggccgcggcttttgtggagcgatgggtaacgacgcttcgtgggtgaccgttgttgatgtgtgcagaaggtccctggttcgtgtcggggcgaggggacgccataaagttatactgttacattggtgccgtgacccggatcactggttgctgcggaaaaggaggaggtcgaaaggggggtgagtgtaacggatgtgaaatggctagctagttagcgggtacgcgctaatagcgtttcaatcggttacgtcacttgctctgagacttgaagtagggtttccccttgccctgcaagggccgcggcttttgtggagcgatgggtaacgacgcttcgtgggtgaccgttgttgatgtgtgcagaaggtccctggttcgtgcccgggtcggggcgaggggacgccataaagttatactgttacatctgCATGCATTAGAATAAAGAGGCCTTTACACATATTTCAGAGAtacgcacacccacacacgcacgcacagacacttACCTGCATTGCCGGGCACACTGAGCAATGTCCCTATAGAGATGAGGATGGGGTAGGTAAGCACCACACCAACATTAACCAGGATATTGAACACTGGAAGAGAAATGACAATGTTAACACAAATATTGTTTCTAGTAAGATCaaatagtgtgtttgtgtgtgtttccactcacccagccagagcccagccAGGCCACACAGGTATCCCCATGGCAGCGAGGACAGAGAGCCCCAGTGCTCCACTTTGGTGAAGTAGAGGACGAGGGGGATGAAGGAGATGAAGATGAGATTGAAGACACCCATGGTGGAGAGGAAGTGAGCCACCTCACCCAGGTTGGCACTGCCCAGGAACATCTTAAACAGTACCTGCAGCAGAGGAAACAATGTCCAGATATGTTATACTGATGGAACTCTATGTAAAACTAATTAAGAATACTAATTATTTCAGTATTAACAGGCACCTGCTTAGTAAACTAACCTTGTAGAGAGCCGATGTGGACGCGGAGCCTACAGCCAAGGCCACACCTATGATGGAGTCCCCATGGAAACCATCTGCGTAAGCCATCATGACGATGCCTGTGATTGCCATTATGGCTGCCACAATCTGCAGGTAGGAATGAGGGAAGTAAACCAATCAACATTAATACTTGTGCCTACCTCCACTCCCCTGTATGATTCATTGGATAGCTGTGTGACCAAGTCCAATgaagtaatagtagtggtagagTACTGACCCGTACACCCATGAAGCGGTCCTTCAGGACGATCCAGGACAGTAGGAAGACGAAGGCCTTGTGGCAGCAGTAGAGGGCTGAGACATCAGTGGCGGTCAGCTTTCTCAGGGCCAGCAGGTACAGGTAGTTAGTCAGGGTCCACAGGATGGAGAAGGGAACTGTCCTCTTCAGGAACAGCTTGAGGGTCATCCCATTCTCCCCAAAAAGCCTGCTGCACTCTCTGACGAATGGAATTATAGAGAGGAAATAGTGGATAGAGAAAAGGAAGAGGTTATTTACTTCTCAAATGTGTTGTTGGTAAGAGAACTTATCAAAGGGATTAGTCCTATACCCATGAGGAAATGTGAGAGTGGGAATTTCAAAACTTTGGATGGAAGTCAAAACCGTTCTTCTGGCTGAGAGGCCAGACATTCATTGACTTCattgacattattattattattattattattattattattgacattATTACACTGGCCATTTCTCATGGTTGCGGTTAATATCCCCTTTCACACGCCTGTGCCAATGGTAATTagaggaggggtgtgtcataTAAACAACGTCTCACGGCACTGGAGGAGATCAAACCCCCTGAATACTGAACAGAAAGCATTTTACAAATCTGATAACTACTGCAGCTCCCATAAACACTTCTGGGTGTCACAACTGATTCAATACCCTGTAATTATAGCCTATGGAGTCTATGGTTTCTCAAGGAGCTACAGTACCTAGCCTGTGCAACCTTCTATAAGCCCTTCCCCACTGTCATGATCAATCACCTGAATTTCTGTATAGGCGTCTGCTTGTCCCGGGTGGTGACCACGTGGCCTCCGTagtagagagggaagaggaggatggtCCAGTTGGTGCTGAACCAGGAGATGAAGAAGGGGCAGGAGAAGGTCTTGAAGGTGAGCTGGACCAGCTGAGTGGTGCCCACCCAAGAGGAGGAGACACATAGGACCAATAGGAGGCCCCCCAGCACCTTCAGCACTGTGTTAGCACACGTCTGGTACGATGTCCCTTCTTCACTGGCCTCACTGCCTGGTGTGTCCGCATGAGACTCAGAACCCTCCTCTCCTGTGGGGGTAAACATATCCGTAGTTAAAGTATGGAGGGATATGTATTGTAGGCTTGTTGCATCAGAAGAGGCATTGGTGTAGGTGTGGCTGAATAGAAGGcgcttcagcaccatggacagtgccATTcgcttcagcaccatggacagtggcACCCCATTCAGCACAGTGGACAGCGACACTCTGGACAAAGAGCCATAAGCATGTGTTTTCAGTATTTGTTTTTCCAGTGTGTGGTTGATAGCAACAGGTCAATTTGAATGTTCCATTTCCACAATAAAACACATAGCACTTGAAAATAAAGCTGATGTGGAACAGCTTTCACAAAGACAATTAGAGTGGATTGTTCCATAAAGACCAATGGGTTCCAAGCTCCATTCTATGACGCTATCCTGGCTGCCTCACTGAGATATGTAAACAAGTATTGATAATTCGTCCTTAGTGAGTCAGTCCTCCAGTTTGAATGACCTGCTGTAAAGGCACTAAGGCAAAGCTTTGGTCAAAATATGTGTTCTTAGCATTCTGGATGCTGGTTGCCCATGTCAGGAATAGCACCATTGAGTCATTATACAACACAGGGGATACGGTCCTAACATAGACATGTATTCAGACATGCACAGAAACATGACCCCCAGAAAGGATCCACATTATGTACGTGTCCGCCCAATC is from Salvelinus namaycush isolate Seneca chromosome 28, SaNama_1.0, whole genome shotgun sequence and encodes:
- the slc35f4 gene encoding solute carrier family 35 member F4, with protein sequence MISTEGVESGGDQPCFRLEPLNTHLPGKAGDSHLLFGDMDTPSKVTANGVQDIEDRILRITGYYGYYPGYSSQRREEGSESHADTPGSEASEEGTSYQTCANTVLKVLGGLLLVLCVSSSWVGTTQLVQLTFKTFSCPFFISWFSTNWTILLFPLYYGGHVVTTRDKQTPIQKFRECSRLFGENGMTLKLFLKRTVPFSILWTLTNYLYLLALRKLTATDVSALYCCHKAFVFLLSWIVLKDRFMGVRIVAAIMAITGIVMMAYADGFHGDSIIGVALAVGSASTSALYKVLFKMFLGSANLGEVAHFLSTMGVFNLIFISFIPLVLYFTKVEHWGSLSSLPWGYLCGLAGLWLVFNILVNVGVVLTYPILISIGTLLSVPGNAVVDVLKHEVIFSVVRLAATCIICLGFLLLLLPEEWDSVTLRFLAAFKKSEEHGEELTDSSIHTRSRSQANGAVSIPMA